The genomic window TTAATAAGTTTTGCTTCCTTTAGAATTTTTATATGAAATGAAGTCGTTGACATAGACAGGTTTAATTCTTGAGCGATTTCATATATGGAATAGGATTTATTGGCTACCAAACGCAATATTTTGCGGCGGATGGGGGACGAGAATGAATCGCCGATCTTTTCCAGCACACCATCATCATTTAAGTTTAAAGTTAATTTTCGCATATAATCCCTCTTTTAATTTTAGTTAATCACTACTTGGTTTGGCTTGCAAGCGAATTTCGAATATTTTCGAATTAATAATGTTAATTTGTAAAAATTGAAAATTTGACATTGAATGTAAGCGATTACCACATTACTATTAGGTTGCAAGAGGTGTTTATATGCGAAAAACCAAAAAAATAAGCCTGTCCTTTATGGCCGCAATGTTTTTATCCTTAGTACTTTCCGCGTGCGGAGGGACTTCTGATTCCAGTGGTGATAAAAAATCGGTACTGAAGTTTTTTGGCTGGGGTTCGGTTGCCGAGCAGCAGATTTTTAAAACAATGATTGCTGAATTCACTCAGGAATATCCTCAATATGATGTGGTGTATTCCTCAGTTACTTCCGATAATTACATCACAACTTTAGGTAGTTATAAGAATAACACACGAAATATGCCCGATGTCTTCTATATGCCGGATATAAACTTTGTGCAATGGATAAATTCATCTGATATCATGATGGATTTAACTCCTTATATTGAACAATCAAGTTCCATCTCCGTAGACAATATTTGGAGCGAAGGAATTGATGCTTATCGATATGATACCGTTAATAAGAAATTAGGGACAGGCGATATCTATGCCTTGCCCAAAGATTTGGGGCCTAATGTTTTGGCCTATAACAAAACGCTCGTACAAAGCAAAGGGGTTACCATTGTCAGCGATAGCGCTGGTCAATATGGCTATAATCCATCTACGAAAACATTAAATGACAAAGTGGCTATGACATGGGCTCAGTTTATCGCTTTTTGCCAAGACATAAAGGAAGGATCATTGAGCGATTCCAATTCCATTGTTGGGATTACCCATTATCCGTTAGAAAGCGCCATGGCATCGATGGGACAACGATTCCTGGACGATAGCAACAAACTAGTTACCATTGATAACAACAATTTTGCCGAGTCACTCCAATTTGTCGCCGACTTATCGAATAAATATCAAGTTATGACGACGGCAGAAGGGCAGGCATCGCAAGCCGGTTTACAACGGTTTTCCAGCGGATTGGCTGGCGCGTCTTTCGTTGGAGCATGGGACACACCTGAACTATGGGAGTGCAATTTTGATTGGGACATTCTTTATACTCCGGTTCCCAATGCAAGTGGCAATCTAGATAACTGGCAAGATGGATATCGGAGTGGATCTTCATCAAAATCCTTTTTAGGATCGGTTGGCATTTCCTGTTATAAAGGGAGCAAGGATCCGGAAGGCGCATATAAATTAGCCGAATTTTTAACGGCTTCACCCGCGGCTCAAAGAATAAACTATCAATTGGGACAAGCGGTGCCTAATCTAATTGATATGGCAAATGGCGAGTTTATGAATGCGACAATAAATGACCCGAAAAATGCAACCATGGGTTATAATCGTCCTTTAAATCGTCAGGTATATGTCGATATGATGGCCAATAGTGAACGGCGGCCTCAAGCTTATACCTATAATGCGGACTGGTTTGATGAAATGTGGGAGTCATCTGATGACAGTTACAAACTTTTCCGCGTTTGGTCATTGACTTCCTCGTATGGGGGACATCTCAATGTTTGGGATTGGAATACTAATAGCCGAATCAACAATGAATTCTTATCGGGCTTAGAAAGTCGGTGTCAGACAATTTTAGATAAAACAACTTCCAAATACGCTTGGTAATAATGATGAATATACGCAACCGTCTAAAAACCATAGTTAGTAATCGACGATTTAAGGAGCAGATGGCAGGCTACCTATTTGTGGCGCCAGTGGTAATCGGATTTCTTTTGTTTACCTTCATTCCCCTGCTTTATTCCATATTTGCCTCTTTCCATGAACTGACGGATTTTAACTACAATCCGGGAGCTGGAAATTATATTGGCTTAGGAAATTTCCAAGAGTTATTTGCCGATCCTAATTTTATTAAATCAATTACCAACACCATATATCTGATGATGGGAATTCCGGTAGGAATGGTCCTGTCGTTTGTGTTGGCTACTTTAATTAATTCAAGGTATTGCAAGATTAAAAAACCATATTTAATCATTTACTATCTTCCGGCTGTCAGTTCGGCAATTGCTGTCGGATTGGTATGGAAGTGGTTGTTTAATGCCGATTACGGGGCAATCAATCAAATATTTGGCACGCACATTCTCTGGCTTAGTGACCCGCGTATTGTAAAAATTACACTCATAATTAAAGGGGTATGGGGGGGAATAGGCGGAACACTGCTGCTTTATTTTGCCTCCATGCAAAATATTCCGCATGAGCTGTATGAGGCAGCGGATATCGAAGGGGCTAATCTATTCTATAAAACTTTTAAAATAACCATCCCCTTGGTGAAGCAGACAACTTTTTATGTTCTTATTACTTCGGTAATCGGAGGAATATTGGCCTTCGCGGATAACTACATAATCGTCAGTTCATCCAGTGCCAATACGATAGTCTATTATCTATGGAACGAAATGAAAAAAGGCAACTATGGATTGGTGAGTGCCGGCAGCCTCTTTGTTTTTGTTGGACTTCTGATTGTGACATTGTTCTTATTCAAGTTTCTCCATGTGGGAAGTGGACGGAAAAATTTTAGCTCTCGAAAATTAAAAAAAGGAACCCGTGCACAATGAGTACAGTCAATATCACTAAAAACGTCGCGCCAAAAGCTAATAAAAAGCATTACAGTGCTTCCTTTTATACGATTAAAGTTATCGTCTTATTTATTATTATATCGATCGCTTTCTTGATGCTATTTCCTTATTTATATATGCTTTCGATGTCATTTAAATCGGGAAATGAAGTAGTGAACAACTTAGCCTTTTATCTTTTCCCCAAAGAATTTACACTCACTAATTATGTTGATATTTTTACGATTATTCCTTTGGCTCGCGGCTTCCTCAATACCTTAATTATCGAGGTTTTTGTGATATCGTTTGGAACCATATCAACAACGATGGCCGCTTTCGCTTTTGCCCGACTTCGGTTCAGAGGTAAAAACTTTTTGTTCTATATGGTGCTCACGACAATGATGGTTCCATACATTACGGTGTTGACGCCACAGTTTAGTGCTTTTTCTCATCTGGGGTTAGTCGATACCCTATATCCCTTAATTTTGCCGGGACTTTTTGGCAACGTTTCAATGATGTTCTTCCTTCGACAATATGCTTTAAGCATTCCGGACAGTGTCTATGAGGCCGCGGAAGTTGACGGATGTGGCTTTTTCCGCCTGTATTGGAATATATTCTTGCCTTTAGTTCGGCCGGCGATCGCCGCTCAGGTAATATTTTGGTTCTTGGGAATTTGGAATGATGTTTTCGGACCCGATATCTATCTTCAGACCCTCAACAATAAGACCATTCAGGTAATGATCAAATATTTGGATAACCAAACGGGA from Bacilli bacterium includes these protein-coding regions:
- a CDS encoding carbohydrate ABC transporter permease is translated as MSTVNITKNVAPKANKKHYSASFYTIKVIVLFIIISIAFLMLFPYLYMLSMSFKSGNEVVNNLAFYLFPKEFTLTNYVDIFTIIPLARGFLNTLIIEVFVISFGTISTTMAAFAFARLRFRGKNFLFYMVLTTMMVPYITVLTPQFSAFSHLGLVDTLYPLILPGLFGNVSMMFFLRQYALSIPDSVYEAAEVDGCGFFRLYWNIFLPLVRPAIAAQVIFWFLGIWNDVFGPDIYLQTLNNKTIQVMIKYLDNQTGSGTLKNLPTIMAGSVLSSIPTIAIYIVFQKYFVNTFMLSSSKDN
- a CDS encoding sugar ABC transporter permease, whose product is MMNIRNRLKTIVSNRRFKEQMAGYLFVAPVVIGFLLFTFIPLLYSIFASFHELTDFNYNPGAGNYIGLGNFQELFADPNFIKSITNTIYLMMGIPVGMVLSFVLATLINSRYCKIKKPYLIIYYLPAVSSAIAVGLVWKWLFNADYGAINQIFGTHILWLSDPRIVKITLIIKGVWGGIGGTLLLYFASMQNIPHELYEAADIEGANLFYKTFKITIPLVKQTTFYVLITSVIGGILAFADNYIIVSSSSANTIVYYLWNEMKKGNYGLVSAGSLFVFVGLLIVTLFLFKFLHVGSGRKNFSSRKLKKGTRAQ
- a CDS encoding extracellular solute-binding protein — translated: MRKTKKISLSFMAAMFLSLVLSACGGTSDSSGDKKSVLKFFGWGSVAEQQIFKTMIAEFTQEYPQYDVVYSSVTSDNYITTLGSYKNNTRNMPDVFYMPDINFVQWINSSDIMMDLTPYIEQSSSISVDNIWSEGIDAYRYDTVNKKLGTGDIYALPKDLGPNVLAYNKTLVQSKGVTIVSDSAGQYGYNPSTKTLNDKVAMTWAQFIAFCQDIKEGSLSDSNSIVGITHYPLESAMASMGQRFLDDSNKLVTIDNNNFAESLQFVADLSNKYQVMTTAEGQASQAGLQRFSSGLAGASFVGAWDTPELWECNFDWDILYTPVPNASGNLDNWQDGYRSGSSSKSFLGSVGISCYKGSKDPEGAYKLAEFLTASPAAQRINYQLGQAVPNLIDMANGEFMNATINDPKNATMGYNRPLNRQVYVDMMANSERRPQAYTYNADWFDEMWESSDDSYKLFRVWSLTSSYGGHLNVWDWNTNSRINNEFLSGLESRCQTILDKTTSKYAW